A segment of the Actinomyces sp. oral taxon 171 str. F0337 genome:
GGGTGCCCCTGGGCCTGCCGCACCGGGCTCCTGCCGCCTCAAGGTCACGGGGCGCCGGCCGGGCCTCGCTGCGGTCCGCCGAGGAGCTGCACGCCCTCGCCGAGGCCGGAGCGCGCGAGCTCGGAGACGACGCCCCGGCCCTCGACGTCGCCCAGTGGGCGGCCCAGAACTTCCCCAGCACACTGGCCGTGGCCTGCTCCATGGCCGACGCCGTCCTGCCGCACGTGATCTCCCGGGTCCTGCCCGGCGTCGACGTCCTCTTCCTGGACACCGGGTACCACTTCGCGGAGACCGTGGGCACCCGCGACGCGGTGGCCGCCACCATGGACGTCACCGTCGTCGACGTGGCTCCCGAGCTGAGCGTGGCCGAGCAGGACGAGCGCCACGGGCCGGACCTGTGGTCACGGGACCCGGCCGCCTGCTGCCGTCTGCGCAAGGTCGAGCCGCTGGCCCGGGCCCTGAGCGGCTACGAGGCCTGGGCCACCGGGGTGCGCCGCGAGGACGCCCCCACCCGCACCCGCACGCCGCTGATCGGATGGGACACCACCCACGAGATCGTCAAGATCAACCCCCTGGCCGCTTGGAGCATGGCGGACCTGACCGGCTACGCCGACCAGCACGGCGTTCTCATCAACCCCCTCCTCTACGACGGCTACCCCTCGATCGGCTGCGCCCCGTGCACGGCGCGAGTCAACCCCGGAGACGACCCCCGTTCCGGCCGCTGGGCCGGATTCACCAAGACAGAATGCGGAATCCACCTATGAGCATCACCCTGACCCTCACCCAATCGGCCCCGATCTCCTCCCCCGACCCTGCTCAGGCTCCGGGCCGCGAACCGGTCGGTCTCGCTGACCTTTCCTGGGCCGCCACGGCCGCCGAGACCCTGGACATCCTTGACGTCCTGGAGGCCGAGGCCATCCTCATCATCAGGGAGATCGCCGCCGAGTGCCGCCGTCCCGTGCTGCTGTTCTCCGGGGGCAAGGACTCCGTGGTCATGCTGCACCTGGCGCGCAAGGCCTTCTGGCCCGCTCCGATCCCCTTCCCGGTCCTGCACGTGGACACCGGTCACAACTTCCCCGAGGTGCTGGCCTACCGCGACCGGACGGTCGAGGACCTCGGTCTGCGGCTCGTGGTGGCCCGCGTCCAGGACTACATCGACGACGGCCGTCTGCGCGAGCGCACCGACGGCACCCGCAACCCGCTCCAGACGATCCCACTCCTCGACGCCATCGAGGAGGGCGGCTT
Coding sequences within it:
- a CDS encoding phosphoadenylyl-sulfate reductase, with protein sequence MSAATAESARVPLGLPHRAPAASRSRGAGRASLRSAEELHALAEAGARELGDDAPALDVAQWAAQNFPSTLAVACSMADAVLPHVISRVLPGVDVLFLDTGYHFAETVGTRDAVAATMDVTVVDVAPELSVAEQDERHGPDLWSRDPAACCRLRKVEPLARALSGYEAWATGVRREDAPTRTRTPLIGWDTTHEIVKINPLAAWSMADLTGYADQHGVLINPLLYDGYPSIGCAPCTARVNPGDDPRSGRWAGFTKTECGIHL